The following proteins are encoded in a genomic region of Synechococcus sp. ROS8604:
- a CDS encoding F0F1 ATP synthase subunit B, with protein sequence MTVLFPLIATEGGFGINLNLFETNLINLVIVIGVLYWFLKGFLGGMLERRREAILKDLQDAEKRLKTATVELSKAQEELSAAQQKAERIRQDGKARAEAIRADGEKKTIQAMAALKQDALADLTAEGARLTEQLRREAALSAIDKALTELPNRLDSKAQAKLIDTSISNLEDV encoded by the coding sequence ATGACTGTCCTATTTCCTTTGATTGCTACTGAGGGTGGATTCGGAATCAACCTCAATCTCTTTGAAACCAATCTGATCAACCTGGTCATTGTGATCGGTGTTTTGTATTGGTTCCTGAAGGGATTTCTGGGGGGGATGCTCGAGCGCAGACGCGAGGCCATTCTCAAAGATCTTCAAGATGCTGAAAAGCGTTTGAAGACGGCCACGGTTGAACTGTCGAAAGCTCAAGAGGAGCTATCGGCGGCCCAGCAAAAGGCTGAAAGAATCCGTCAAGACGGCAAGGCCCGTGCTGAAGCGATTCGTGCTGATGGTGAGAAGAAAACGATTCAGGCCATGGCTGCTCTCAAGCAAGATGCCTTAGCCGACCTCACTGCAGAGGGTGCTCGACTTACGGAACAACTCCGTAGAGAAGCGGCTCTTTCCGCCATTGATAAGGCCTTGACTGAACTGCCTAATCGCCTCGACAGCAAAGCTCAAGCCAAGCTGATCGACACTTCTATTTCTAATTTGGAGGATGTCTGA
- a CDS encoding F0F1 ATP synthase subunit B' — protein MTWLLFAEAAVPEGGLFDLDATLPLMALQVVLLTFLLNSLFFRPVGKVVEDREGYINTSRADAKQKLEQVRRLEADLQDQLRGARQAAQSAIVEAETEVDALYREALATAETEANRTREQARKEIESQRESAQSKLMAQVDQLSSQIIERLLAA, from the coding sequence ATGACCTGGCTTCTGTTCGCTGAAGCGGCGGTTCCGGAGGGAGGTCTCTTTGACCTCGATGCCACCTTGCCTTTAATGGCTCTTCAAGTGGTTCTCCTAACCTTTCTGCTCAATTCTCTGTTCTTCCGGCCGGTTGGCAAGGTCGTGGAAGATCGTGAGGGATATATCAATACGAGTCGTGCTGACGCCAAGCAAAAGCTTGAGCAAGTTCGTCGTCTCGAGGCCGACCTTCAAGATCAACTTCGAGGCGCTAGACAGGCTGCGCAGTCAGCCATTGTTGAAGCAGAAACGGAAGTTGACGCTCTCTACCGCGAGGCACTAGCTACAGCGGAAACTGAAGCGAATCGCACCCGAGAACAAGCTCGTAAAGAAATTGAGTCTCAACGTGAATCTGCTCAGTCAAAGTTGATGGCTCAGGTTGATCAGCTCAGCTCCCAGATCATTGAACGACTGCTAGCTGCTTGA